One genomic region from Cryptococcus deuterogattii R265 chromosome 7, complete sequence encodes:
- a CDS encoding DNA supercoiling protein, with the protein MTQYDLIQLGSVTLPAIANSTLPLSSWAPLTSATLDNLTSSLPTSRLTFELISKALSDPGLGFQAEICNKRTSLKIRCRVTPSDSQGSIWKRLSWKGRDTVVKGLLKTLERVWEYDDVSEGVLMSLTAEDNQNMQDIYASVPSPEDPLFGETMDPVDQELYDSLSNYENPRSILTSLYLYQIRSVAKMLQMETNPHKLVDPLFTPFREAGNDRIYYINLSTWDIQRHPGWFDLPRGGILCEQMGTGKTLMCLALITITQHQPTLPPNNNIEISPVFTTIAERSYPFSSYSDLRALTSFAYSQTALEFPSLVELCCNILSIHNPSAKQSCYLPPQIRSLLDRKTFYCMLPPDEDRSRTVRKRHVLNKVKKLYLAKGTLVVVPQILIAQWKMEIEKHIEKGVLKLFEVGSDELPSVEELLDYDILLIDVARFACEETSFREKNNFAPSVLLQARWKRMILDEGHVAYSKVSNAMRMAMQLSVERRWIVSGTPTRNLQQGGEMELQEMDLIGNQGSSNTTVERSRRRAWSKRDVEDATRLGIMMGGYLAAEPFRSEGKFQHYVTTHLRGKNGPSFGAVQRMKYLLSGILVKHGPKVIDIEARLPPLTIVQEVIRFDPLQRVTYNVLAALIASNVYTSGGEDVDYFLHPRNVESFNQVVTNLHLACFWFSARDMEAGDCLARTHQWLEKHPHCSTQIRMKLQEACQHLQTALETPGWGEWMENGISIPCDGSYLPSLIKQAWSDSLDTQPDMIDVHSLNSLRDLNVMGADIQELHMAGWLHRSHKCDWFWEVLTKGVPKHILEADFGGKAAKAVAKLKNKKRQEGKGKTTSAAHTPKAVAVPPSKSTKKRTRREDEIDDRLNEARINAVSIGKQVPEPIRQGPRPLPLTIITKSRSAKVNFILQAILDAPKDDRFVIFGNNYELGHLTEALDLLDIASTFVGHTLHVQTRRLALDYFEAPGVRVCLMDLKLAARGLNLVSANRVIFLGPVWSLDVQAQAIKRVHRIGQTRPTLVQILVTEGTFEEDIARRSTISRSADEEQLYSRAMIENPRFVYTEKTQTSAFTVRFHPKGQTLNPSENSRETTQASATNLIWQKIDDNTNAKVISASPITLSGAGNVLDHSRLDFPSSVLNKREGDRLEGTVLNKKARVTFA; encoded by the exons ATGACCCAGTATGATCTTATACAGCTTGGTTCGGTAACACTACCTGCAATTGCAAATTCAACTCTACCGTTATCGTCGTGGGCCCCTCTGACCTCTGCTACCCTCGACAATTTAACATCGTCACTGCCTACGTCCAGGTTGACCTTCGAACTTATCTCGAAAGCTCTTAGTGACCCAGGTCTTGGATTCCAAGCAGAAATATGCAACAAAAGGACGTCTTTGAAGATTAGATGTCGAGTGACACCTAGTGACTCCCAAGGCAGCATTTGGAAGAGGCTTTCCTGGAAAGGGCGAGATACGGTGGTCAAGGGATTATTGAAAACGTTAGAAAGAGTATGGGAGTATGATGACGTGTCGGAAGGGGTTTTGATGTCATTAACC GCGGAAGACAATCAAAATATGCAGGATATCTATGCCTCAGTGCCGTCTCCTGAAGATCCATTGTTTGGAGAGACCATGGACCCCGTGGACCAAGAACTTTATGATAGCTTGTCCAACTACGAGAACCCTCGTAGCATATTAACAAGCCTCTACCTGTATCAGATC CGTTCTGTTGCTAAGATGCTGCAAATGGAAACCAATCCCCATAAGCTCGTTGACCCCCTTTTCACCCCTTTCAGAGAAGCAGGTAATGATCGCATCTATTATATAAACTTGTCCACTTGGGACATTCAGCGACATCCTGGATGGTTTGATCTGCCTCGAGGAGGCATATT ATGCGAGCAGATGGGCACCGGCAAAACTTTGATGTGCCTTGCTCTCATCACAATTACTCAGCATCAGCCAACACTCCCACCAAACAACAACATCGAGATCTCCCCCGTCTTCACTACTATCGCGGAGCGCTCCTAcccattttcttcctaTTCCGATTTGCGTGCACTGACTTCATTTGCCTATTCGCAAACAGCATTGGAGTTTCCTTCACTTGTTGAGTTATGTTGCAACATCCTATCCATTCATAATCCTTCCGCCAAACAATCTTGTTATCTGCCGCCTCAGATTAGGTCCCTCCTGGATAGAAAGACTTTTTACTGCATGTTGCCTCCGGATGAAGATCGTTCAAGAACCGTCAGGAAAAGGCATGTTCTGAACAAAGTAAAAAAGCTTTACTTGGCCAAAGGCACATTAGTAGTCGTGCCTCAAATATTAATCGCCCAGTGGAAAATGGAAATTGAAAAACATATCGAAAAAGGAGTCTTGAAACTTTTTGAAGTGGGATCAGACGAGCTACCTAGTGTCGAGGAACTGCTAGATTATGAC ATTTTATTGATTGATGTAGCCA GATTTGCATGTGAAGAAACATCTTTTAGAGAAAAAAACAATTTCGCGCCCTCAGTCCTCCTTCAAGCCAGATGGAAACGAATGATTCTTG ATGAAGGACATGTGGCTTACAGCAAAGTTTCCAATGCAATGAGGATGGCGATGCAGCTTAGTGTTGAAAGGCGATGGATTGTGAGCGGAA CACCAACTCGAAATCTTCaacaaggaggagagatggaatTGCAAGAAATGGACCTCATCGGCAACCAAGGTTCTTCCAACACCACTGTCGAAAGATcacgaagaagagcttggtCGAAGCGAGATGTTGAAGACGCCACTCGCTTGGGGATCATGATGGGAGGTTATCTAGCGGCCGAACCGTTCAGGTCAGAGGGCAAATTCCAGCATTATGTCACCACACATCTTCGAGGGAAGAATGGGCCGTCATTTGGTGCAgtgcagaggatgaagtaCCTGCTTAGCGGCATACTTGTAAAACATGG GCCGAAAGTAATTGATATTGAAGCTCGACTGCCTCCATTGACCATCGTCCAAGAAGTAATCCGATTCGATCCCCTGCAGCGGGTGACGTACAACGTCTTGGCAGCATTGATAGCAAGCAATGTTTATACTA GCGGTGGTGAGGATGTTGATtacttccttcatcctcgtaACGTAGAATCTTTCAATCAAGTTGTCACCAACCTCCATCTCGCCTGCTTCTGGTTCTCTGCCCGTGACATGGAAGCTGGCGACTGCCTAGCTCGTACACATCAGTGGTTGGAGAAGCATCCCCACTGCTCTACACAGATACGAATGAAACTGCAAGAGGCGTgtcaacatcttcaaacCGCACTTGAAACGCCTGGCTGGGgggaatggatggagaATGGGATTTCCATACCATGTGACGGCAGTTATTTGCCTTCCCTTATCAAGCAGGCCTGGTCGGACTCTCTTGACACTCAACCTGACATGATCGATGTCCACAGCCTCAATTCCTTGCGAGATTTGAACGTAATGGGAGCAGACATACAAGAACTTCATATGGCGGGCTGGCTACATCGATCTCACAAGTGTGATTGGTTTTGGGAGGTGTTGACAAAGGGTGTCCCTAAACATATCTTGGAAGCTGATTTTGGAGGGAAAGCTGCCAAGGCTGTGGCCAAGCtgaaaaataaaaagcgtcaggagggaaaagggaaaacGACGTCAGCAGCTCATACGCCGAAAGCAGTCGCCGTACCTCCTTCCAAGtcgacgaagaaaaggacacgtagagaagatgagatagATGATCGGCTAAACGAAGCTAGAATAAACGCCGTAAGCATCGGAAAACAAGTTCCAGAGCCAATAAGGCAGGGTCCGAGGCCCCTACCCTTGACTATTATCACCAAAAGTCGATCAGCCAAGGTCAATTTCATCCTTCAGGCAATTCTAGACGCCCCTAAGGATGACAGGTTCGTTATTTTCGGGAACAACTATGAACTCGGCCACTTGACTGAGGCTTTGGATCTTCTAGACATCGCATC AACTTTCGTAGGACATACACTTCATGTTCAAACTAGGAGGCTGGCCCTAGACTACTTTGAGGCGCCTGGAGTACGAGTCTGCTTGATGGATCTGAAGCTTGCGGCCCGAGGTTT GAATCTTGTTAGTGCCAATCGCGTCATTTTTCTGGGTCCAGTTTGGAGCTTAGATGTCCAAGCGCAGGCTATCAAG CGAGTACATAGAATAGGTCAGACACGACCAACCCTCGTCCAAATACTAGTGACTGAGGGAACatttgaggaggatattGCGAGGCGATCTACAATAAGCAGGTCTGCCGATGAAGAGCAGTTGTACTCGCGAGCTATGATCGAA AACCCTCGCTTTGTTTATACAGAGAAAACACAGACTTCTGCCTTCACTGTACGCTTTCACCCTAAAGGCCAAACGCTTAATCCTTCAGAAAATTCTCGTGAGACCACTCAGGCTAGCGCCACAAACCTCATTTGGCAAAAGATCGACGACAATACGAATGCCAAGGTCATTTCGGCTTCACCTATCACCCTATCTGGTGCTGGTAATGTTTTAGACCATTCTAGGTTGGACTTCCCCAGCTCTGTGCTCAATAAACGAGAAGGCGACAGATTAGAAGGCACAGTACTAAATAAAAAGGCACGAGTAACCTTTGCCTAG
- a CDS encoding acyl-CoA thioesterase II, which yields MGEQLSTHVTVMPHPIKPLTYLSQNLWVPSGARGVFGGQILAQAIMAATSSTCSPLGLHSAHCYFLLPAQRDPQIEYRVEKLSDARSYSSRLVRAWQGDKEIFVLMASYALPPNPLPSDFGKKNDEGHSEDGPKHSLAFSVDPPSQTPTGSRKVLPKFELPFPADMLPPSDCEEDADFLERWIRERESKNKNVWEKKFFEEYIQERKSSPVSIARARRRPTQNDIATPAQVRMSWLRAKSVGPERPNEEIVKAMIAYMSDFQFIGTTARSIGLNQNSNPRLGMLASLDHVIHFYPFPHTFDPSAPFLHVMEAQAANLSSGRGIARGRIYTPDGHLIAVTGQEGVVRAGGQGGKRKGLIEGGMDEADVGKTDAKAKL from the exons ATGGGTGAACAACTCTCTACCCACGTCACCGTCATGCCTCACCCTATCAAACCCCTCACCTACCTGTCACAAAATCTTTGGGTTCCCTCCGGTGCGCGAGGGGTGTTTGGAGGTCAGATACTTGCCCAGGCTATAATGGCGGctacttcttccacatGTTCACCCCTTGGCCTGCACAGTGCACATTGTtacttcctcttgcccGCTCAACGCGATCCACAGATTGAGTACAGAGTAGAAAAGCTTAGCGACGCACGGTCTTACTCATCAAGATTGGTCAGGGCTTGGCAAGGAGACAAGGAAATATTTGTTCTCATGGCCAGCTACGCGTTACCTCCCAATCCCTTACCTTCCGACtttggaaaaaagaatgacGAGGGTCACTCCGAGGACGGGCCAAAGCATTCGTTAGCGTTTTCAGTAGATCCGCCGTCACAGACCCCCACGGGAAGTAGGAAAGTCTTACCCAAATTCGAACTTCCCTTTCCTGCTGATATGTTACCACCATCAGActgtgaagaagatgcggATTTTCTAGAAAGGTGGATACGAGAACGGGagagcaagaacaagaacgtttgggaaaagaagtttTTTGAAGAGTACATTCAG GAAAGAAAATCGTCACCCGTTTCTATAGCTCGCGCTCGTAGGAGGCCTACACAGAACGACATAGCAACGCCTGCCCAAGTGCGAATGAGTTGGCTGCGGGCCAAGTCTGTAGGGCCAGAAAGACCCAATGAAGAGATCGTCAAA GCTATGATAGCTTACATGTCAGACTTTCAATTCATCGGCACCACTGCGCGTTCTATCGGTCTCAATCAAAACTCAAACCCCCGCCTTGGTATGCTTGCTTCTTTAGACCATGTCATACATTTTTATCCTTTCCCGCATACCTTTGACCCTTCCGCTCCATTCTTACATGTCATGGAGGCTCAGGCTGCCAATCTTTCCTCGGGCAGAGGTATTGCTCGTGGTAGAATCTATACTCCTGATGGACATTTAATTGCAGTAACTGGGCAAGAAGGTGTAGTCCGGGCGGGAGGCCAGGGGGGTAAACGTAAGGGGCTCATAGAAGGTGGCATGGATGAAGCAGACGTGGGGAAAACTGACGCCAAGGCCAAACTGTAG
- a CDS encoding NifU-like protein c → MTLTASAIIHPLALSSRTTSPLLRAVSFNVTRTFASSSRQQLVTSSPTFIRFRGTSVSELRRKTSPLYFTPIIRQQCRTMFIQTETTPNEASLKFIPGMQVTNGAAHEFLDLRSALQSPLATRLLTIDGITGVFFGPDFVTCSKDDSYSWSILKPEVFAVLMEHFSSGASLFKEGSGESQAEDTRILDTDSEIVGMIKELLETRVRPAIMEDGGDIEYRGFDEDTGIVKLKLKGSCRGCSSSSVTLKNGIERMLTHYVPEVQSVEQVLDEEELIALDEFAKLEARLEKEQGDNKAGKSGKGDMSSYLSV, encoded by the exons ATGACTCTAACAGCTTCAGCTATCATCCATCCCCTCGCCTTATCCTCTCGCACgacttctcctcttttgcGAGCAGTCAGTTTCAATGTTACTCGAACATTCGCCAGTAGTTCTCGTCAGCAGCTGGTCACCTCATCGCCCACTTTCATCAGATTTAGAGGGACATCAGTATCAGAATTACGGCGCAAGACCTCTCCTCTGTATTTCACCCCTATTATTCGTCAACAGT GTCGTACTATGTTCATCCAGACTGAGACAACGCCCAATGAAGCGTCCCTCAAGTTTATTCCCGGTATGCAAGTCACGAATGGTGCGGCTCACGAGTTCCTCGATCTTCGCTCCGCCCTTCAGTCTCCTCTTGCCACTCGTCTCCTCACCATTGACGGTATCACCGGCGTTTTCTTTGGTCCTGACTTCGTCACATGCTCAAAGGATGATTCGTATTCATGGTCCATCCTTAAACCCGAAGTGTTTGCTGTTTTAATGGAACATTTTTCCTCGGGTGCTTCATTGTTTAAAGAAGGTTCCGGCGAGTCGCAAGCTGAAGACACTCGTATTCTGGACACTGATTCAGAAATTGTGGGGATGATCAAGGAGCTTTTGGAAACTCGAGTACGACCGGCTATaatggaggatggaggcgATATCGAGTATCGAGGCTTCGACGAAGACACTGGCATAGTGAAGCTGAAGTTGAAAGGAAGTTGCCGAGGGTGCAGCTCAAGTAGTGTGACGTTGAAGAATGGCATTGAGAGGATGTTAACGCACTACGTTCCTGAGGTCCAGTCAGTCGAGCAG GTtttggatgaggaagaactTATCGCTTTGGATGAGTTTGCCAAGCTCGAAGCAAGGCTagagaaggagcaagggGATAACAAGGCAGGGAAGTCTGGGAAAGGAGA TATGAGCTCTTATCTGTCTGTTTAG